The proteins below come from a single Mesorhizobium loti genomic window:
- a CDS encoding MucR family transcriptional regulator, with the protein MTEEADKNIDTLIELTADVVSAYVSNNPVPVGDLPALIGQVHAALKGTAGSVSAEEPAVLKPAVPIKKSVTPDYMISLEDGKKFKSLKRHLSTHYGLTPDEYRAKWGLPADYPMVAPNYAAARSALAKTMGLGRKPKEPETPAPAPAKRTRKKVTA; encoded by the coding sequence ATGACAGAAGAAGCCGACAAAAACATCGACACCCTCATCGAGCTCACAGCCGATGTGGTCTCAGCCTATGTCTCCAACAATCCGGTTCCGGTAGGGGACCTCCCTGCTCTGATCGGCCAAGTGCATGCGGCTCTGAAAGGCACGGCCGGAAGCGTCTCCGCAGAAGAGCCGGCGGTCCTTAAGCCTGCAGTCCCGATCAAGAAGTCGGTGACACCCGACTACATGATCTCCCTTGAGGACGGGAAGAAATTCAAATCGCTAAAGCGCCATCTGTCGACCCACTACGGGCTGACGCCGGACGAATATCGCGCCAAATGGGGCCTGCCGGCGGATTATCCCATGGTCGCCCCGAACTACGCCGCGGCGCGCTCGGCATTGGCCAAGACGATGGGGCTCGGCCGCAAACCGAAGGAGCCGGAAACGCCGGCGCCAGCGCCGGCGAAACGGACCCGCAAGAAGGTCACGGCTTAA
- a CDS encoding cold-shock protein, giving the protein MATGTVKWFNSSKGFGFIQPDNGGQDVFVHISAVERAGLSTLTDGQKINYEIEQDRRTGKSSAGSLSKAG; this is encoded by the coding sequence ATGGCGACCGGAACAGTGAAGTGGTTTAACAGCAGCAAGGGATTTGGATTTATCCAGCCCGACAATGGCGGTCAGGATGTTTTCGTCCACATTTCCGCTGTCGAGCGCGCGGGGCTCTCAACCCTCACTGACGGCCAGAAGATCAACTATGAGATCGAACAGGACCGCCGCACTGGCAAGTCATCCGCTGGCAGCCTCAGCAAAGCTGGCTGA
- a CDS encoding long-chain fatty acid--CoA ligase: MIDDAGKELPPGVTGEIAVRGPNVFYGYWRDQQATREAQHEGWYRSGDLGHRDADGYFWVRDRKKNLIISGGENIYPAEVERVLDEHPDVAECAVVGRPDPRWHEVPVAYVIRRAGARIEAEALAAYVQSQVARFKVPREFIFTNELPRTALGKIQHSILKERDARSSGALRDDWVLLRPQVNLRFKMNAAVTVPYEPGLGERFGGYRL, from the coding sequence ATTATCGACGACGCTGGCAAGGAGTTGCCGCCAGGCGTGACAGGAGAAATAGCGGTGCGGGGCCCCAACGTCTTCTATGGATATTGGCGCGATCAACAAGCGACCCGAGAGGCGCAGCATGAGGGATGGTATCGCAGTGGCGATCTCGGTCACCGCGATGCCGACGGTTATTTTTGGGTCCGTGATCGCAAAAAGAACCTGATCATTTCCGGCGGAGAAAACATCTATCCGGCGGAAGTCGAGCGTGTGCTTGACGAGCACCCCGATGTCGCAGAATGCGCTGTCGTCGGCCGGCCGGATCCGCGCTGGCACGAAGTACCTGTCGCCTACGTGATCAGGCGGGCGGGGGCTCGGATCGAAGCAGAAGCACTGGCTGCCTATGTGCAGTCCCAGGTCGCCCGTTTCAAAGTCCCGCGCGAGTTTATTTTCACGAACGAATTGCCGCGAACGGCGTTGGGCAAAATCCAGCACTCTATTCTGAAAGAGCGCGATGCGCGATCAAGCGGGGCGTTGCGCGATGACTGGGTTCTTTTACGGCCACAGGTGAACTTGCGATTCAAGATGAATGCGGCTGTGACGGTGCCATACGAACCCGGCCTCGGCGAAAGGTTCGGAGGCTATCGCCTGTGA